The Phoenix dactylifera cultivar Barhee BC4 unplaced genomic scaffold, palm_55x_up_171113_PBpolish2nd_filt_p 000491F, whole genome shotgun sequence genome contains a region encoding:
- the LOC103722846 gene encoding cytokinin dehydrogenase 4-like: MRPSPMHCHRQQNVGFLKLFMVLVLSGIAMHVSDPDVPSSLRTLALEGHLSFHNISHAAKDFGNRFQFLPSAVLYPRSVADISATVKHVFQMGPRSKLAVAARGHGHSLQGQAQAPGGVVVHMKYLRATETQVHAGDFPYVDASGGELWIHVLLESLKHGLAPKSWTDYLHLTVGGTLSNAGISGQAFRHGPQISNVHQLQVVTGTGEITNCSTKENADLFFGVLGGLGQFGIITRARIALEPAPKMVKWIRVLYSDFTSFTEDQEMLISEEKTFDYIEGFVIINRTGLLNNWRSSFNPKDPVQAGQFNSDGRILFCLEMTKNFNPDETEMMNQEVETLLSKLRYIPSTLFQSEVSYMEFLDRVHVSEVKLRSQGLWEVPHPWLNLLIPRTRIHDFAKEVLGKILTDSSNGPILLYPLNRSKWDNRTSAVIPDEEVFYLVAFLSSAPSLSDHDSLEHALKQNDKILDFCKKAGIRMKQYLPHYTTKEEWKAHFGASWEIFARRKAIYDPLSILAPGHRIFQKKAVTFTENSQQMM; this comes from the exons ATGAGACCATCACCCATGCATTGCCATAGACAACAGAACGTCGGCTTCCTTAAACTCTTCATGGTCTTAGTACTCAGCGGTATCGCCATGCATGTTTCTGACCCTGACGTGCCTTCCTCCCTCAGAACACTAGCTCTCGAGGGCCATCTCAGCTTCCATAATATCTCCCATGCCGCCAAAGACTTCGGCAACCGCTTCCAATTCTTACCATCAGCAGTCCTTTATCCTCGATCAGTTGCCGATATCTCAGCCACGGTAAAGCATGTCTTTCAAATGGGCCCGCGCTCCAAGCTCGCGGTTGCAGCTCGAGGCCATGGGCATTCGCTGCAAGGCCAGGCTCAAGCGCCTGGGGGTGTTGTCGTCCACATGAAGTATCTTCGAGCAACCGAGACCCAGGTGCATGCCGGAGATTTCCCATATGTCGATGCCTCCGGAGGTGAACTGTGGATCCATGTTCTACTGGAGAGCCTTAAGCATGGCCTCGCACCGAAATCCTGGACTGACTACCTCCACCTTACCGTCGGGGGCACGCTGTCGAATGCTGGGATCAGTGGGCAGGCCTTCCGGCATGGGCCGCAGATCAGCAACGTCCACCAGCTGCAAGTTGTAACAG GAACAGGAGAAATAACGAACTGCTCTACCAAGGAGAATGCTGACCTCTTCTTTGGTGTTCTTGGAGGTTTAGGTCAGTTTGGAATCATCACCAGGGCCAGAATTGCACTTGAACCAGCCCCAAAGATG GTGAAGTGGATAAGAGTTTTATACTCGGATTTCACCAGCTTTACTGAGGACCaggaaatgctaatatcagaaGAGAAGACTTTCGACTACATCGAAGGCTTTGTAATAATAAACAGGACAGGACTTCTGAACAATTGGAGATCTTCGTTCAACCCGAAGGACCCTGTTCAAGCCGGCCAATTCAACTCCGACGGGAGGATCCTGTTCTGCCTTGAGATGACTAAAAACTTCAATCCCGACGAAACTGAGATGATGAACCAG GAAGTTGAAACACTTCTGTCTAAACTTCGGTACATACCATCCACCTTGTTCCAGTCAGAGGTGTCGTACATGGAGTTCTTGGACAGAGTACATGTCTCTGAAGTGAAGTTGAGGTCCCAAGGCTTGTGGGAAGTTCCACACCCATGGTTAAATCTTCTCATACCAAGAACCAGAATCCATGACTTCGCTAAAGAAGTCCTAGGCAAAATTCTTACTGATAGCAGCAATGGTCCCATACTCCTGTATCCACTTAACAGATCCAA GTGGGACAATAGAACATCAGCGGTCATTCCAGATGAGGAAGTCTTCTACCTGGTGGCATTCCTTTCCTCGGCACCGTCTTTATCAGATCATGACAGTTTAGAGCATGCACTGAAACAGAACGATAAGATTTTAGACTTCTGTAAGAAAGCAGGTATCAGAATGAAGCAATACTTGCCGCACTACACCACGAAGGAAGAGTGGAAAGCCCACTTTGGGGCCAGCTGGGAGATATTTGCCCGAAGGAAAGCTATTTATGATCCCCTGTCCATTCTAGCTCCAGGACACAGAATTTTTCAGAAGAAAGCAGTAACTTTCACAGAGAATTCACAGCAGATGATGTAA